A window of Ipomoea triloba cultivar NCNSP0323 chromosome 2, ASM357664v1 contains these coding sequences:
- the LOC116010609 gene encoding TBC1 domain family member 2A-like, with amino-acid sequence MYGAVAHTQSKKDLALEYQAQIQILRPSIHARRAKLTVKFQDLYGFTVEGNVDDVNVLNEVREKVRQQGRVWWSLEATKGANWYLETQVSTNLKLSTLGNAIALKRLIRKGIPPALRPKVWFALSGAAKKKSTVPDSYYDDLISAVQGKVTAATKQIDHDLPRTFPGHPWLDTPEGHAALRRVLVGYSFRDSEVGYCQGLNYVAALLLLVMKTEEEAFWMLAVLLENVLVSDCYTNNLSGCHVEQRVFKDLLTKKCPRVASHLESLEFDVSLVCTEWFLCLFSKSLPSETTLRVWDVLFYEGAKVLFHVALAIFKMNEEELLLTHHVGDVINIIQRKTHHLFDPDELTTVAFEKIGFMTITNISKQRKKQESAVMAELDRRFRRFNSLNDGEEVQ; translated from the exons ATGTACGGGGCGGTAGCTCACACTCAGAGCAAGAAAGATTTGGCGTTGGAGTATCAAGCGCAGATACAGATTCTCCGGCCGAGCATTCATGCTCGGAGGGCGAAGTTGACGGTGAAATTCCAGGATCTGTACGGGTTCACGGTGGAGGGGAATGTGGATGATGTGAACGTGCTGAACGAGGTGAGGGAGAAGGTGAGGCAGCAGGGTAGGGTGTGGTGGTCTCTGGAGGCTACAAAGGGCGCTAATTGGTATCTGGAGACGCAGGTCTCCACCAATCTCAAGCTCTCCACGCTCGGCAACGCAATCGCGCTCAAGCGCCTCATACGCAAGGGAATTCCGCCGGCTCTCAGGCCTAAGGTGTGGTTTGCCCTCTCCGGGGCCGCCAAGAAGAAATCTACGGTCCCTGATAGCTACTATGATGACTTGATCTCTGCCGTGCAGGGCAAGGTCACGGCCGCCACCAAGCAGATTGACCAT GATCTGCCACGGACTTTCCCTGGTCACCCATGGTTGGACACTCCAGAGGGTCATGCTGCTCTTAGGCGTGTACTTGTTGGATATTCCTTCCGTGATTCTGAAGTCGGCTATTGTCAG GGGTTAAACTATGTTGCAGCTTTGCTGCTGCTTGTGATGAAAACTGAAGAAGAGGCTTTCTGGATGCTCGCTGTCCTTTTAGAGAATGTGTTGGTTAGCGATTGTTATACAAATAACTTGTCTGGATGCCATGTGGAACAAAGAGTGTTTAAGGATCTGTTAACCAAAAAGTGTCCAAG GGTAGCGTCTCATTTGGAATCTCTGGAGTTTGATGTTTCTCTTGTTTGCACGGAATGGTTTCTTTGCCTCTTCTCCAAAAGTTTGCCTTCTGAG ACAACCTTGCGTGTTTGGGATGTGCTATTCTATGAAGGAGCAAAGGTCCTATTTCATGTGGCATTGGCAATTTTCAAG ATGAATGAGGAAGAGTTGCTATTGACACATCATGTCGGGGATGTGATTAACATCATACAAAGAAAAACTCATCACCTTTTCGATCCTGATGAGTTAACAACG GTTGCTTTCGAGAAGATTGGCTTTATGACAATCACCAATATATCAAAACAGCGGAAAAAACAGGAGTCAGCAGTGATGGCAGAGCTTGATCGGAGATTTCGACGGTTCAATTCCTTAAATGATGGGGAGGAGGTTCAATGA
- the LOC116008792 gene encoding laccase-7-like — MARSVLLLTCAISLLLAIASAEVVEHTFNVKNLTLERLCRRQVITAVNGSLPGPIIRVKEGDTLVVHVLNNSPYNITIHWHGIFQILSGWADGPEMATQCPIRPGHSYTYKFNVTGQEGTLWWHAHSSVLRATVHGALIIRPRNGHSYPFPKPYREIPIVLGEWWNANVVDVENEALASGGAPNNSDAYTINGRPGDLYNCSSDGTYRLKVMPGKTYLLRIVNAALNTQLFFKIADHKLRVVAVDASYTNPYDTDVVVLAPAQTADVLLTASRPPALYYMAAHPYASAAGVPFDNTTTTGIVEYEGAGPTAPPKMPILPAFNDTPTAHKFFSNLTGLVSGRFWSPPPREVDEKMFVTIGLGLAACANPGNATCSGGINGQRLAASMNNASFRFPTKMSMLEAFFGNVDGIYTADFPDKPPVIFDFTNASNSFNPALLTTTKSTKVKKVKFNATVEIVLQNTALIGVENHPIHLHGFNFHVLAQGFGNYNPAVDRSKFNFYNPQERNTIAVPVGGWAVIRFRANNPGVWLMHCHLDVHLPWGLSTAIVVENGPTPSTRLPPPPPDLPKC; from the exons GTGAAAAACCTTACCTTGGAGAGGCTATGCCGGAGACAAGTGATCACTGCGGTAAACGGTAGTCTTCCCGGCCCGATTATACGCGTGAAAGAGGGTGACACCCTCGTCGTCCATGTCCTCAACAATTCACCATACAACATCACTATTCATTG GCATGGAATTTTCCAGATATTGAGCGGTTGGGCAGACGGACCGGAAATGGCAACTCAATGCCCGATCCGACCGGGCCATAGCTACACCTACAAGTTTAACGTGACTGGACAAGAGGGAACACTATGGTGGCACGCTCATTCCTCGGTCCTACGCGCCACCGTGCACGGCGCGCTTATCATCCGCCCTAGAAACGGTCACTCCTACCCTTTTCCGAAGCCTTACAGAGAAATCCCAATCGTGTTAGGAGAGTGGTGGAACGCCAATGTTGTCGACGTGGAGAACGAGGCGCTGGCCAGCGGCGGCGCGCCCAATAACTCCGACGCGTACACCATTAATGGCCGCCCCGGCGACCTCTATAACTGCAGTTCCGATGGGACGTATAGGCTTAAGGTGATGCCCGGGAAGACCTATCTTTTGCGGATTGTCAACGCTGCACTCAATACGCAACTGTTTTTCAAAATCGCCGATCACAAGCTCAGAGTTGTGGCGGTGGATGCGTCGTATACGAACCCGTACGACACCGATGTGGTGGTGCTAGCGCCGGCGCAGACCGCCGACGTGCTGTTGACGGCGAGTCGGCCGCCGGCTTTGTACTACATGGCGGCGCACCCGTACGCTAGCGCCGCCGGTGTGCCGTTTGATAATACTACCACTACGGGGATTGTAGAATACGAAGGGGCGGGGCCCACGGCCCCGCCTAAAATGCCGATTTTACCGGCTTTTAACGATACTCCAACTGCTCACAAATTCTTCTCGAATCTAACCGGGCTGGTCTCGGGCCGGTTTTGGTCCCCTCCGCCGAGGGAAGTGGACGAGAAGATGTTCGTCACTATCGGGCTGGGCCTCGCAGCCTGCGCAAACCCAGGGAACGCCACCTGTAGCGGCGGAATAAACGGGCAGCGGTTAGCGGCCAGCATGAACAACGCTTCGTTCCGGTTCCCGACCAAGATGTCGATGCTGGAGGCGTTCTTCGGCAACGTGGACGGAATTTACACCGCTGATTTCCCCGACAAGCCGCCGGTGATATTTGACTTCACTAACGCGAGCAACAGCTTCAATCCGGCTTTGTTAACCACCACGAAATCCACGAAAGTGAAGAAAGTGAAGTTCAACGCAACAGTCGAGATTGTGCTTCAGAACACGGCTTTGATCGGCGTTGAAAATCACCCAATTCACTTGCATGGCTTCAATTTCCATGTCTTAGCTCAGGGCTTCGGCAACTACAACCCCGCCGTTGACCGGAGCAAGTTCAACTTCTACAACCCCCAAGAGCGAAACACTATTGCCGTTCCCGTTGGTGGCTGGGCCGTCATTAGATTCCGAGCCAACAATCcag GGGTATGGCTGATGCATTGTCATTTGGATGTGCACTTGCCGTGGGGTTTGTCAACCGCCATAGTGGTGGAAAACGGGCCGACGCCGTCAACCAGGCTTCCGCCGCCGCCACCGGATCTACCTAAGTGCTAA